Part of the Mixophyes fleayi isolate aMixFle1 chromosome 12, aMixFle1.hap1, whole genome shotgun sequence genome is shown below.
AGAATGAATTAAACTAAATTTCAACAAATCTGAGTAGCTAATGTCCCAGGAGCAGTTAAGAGATTGAAGCCAAAATGATGTTGGATATTTCAGCAAGCAACAATGCAAACCCTACTCTACCTCGAAATCAACCGTGAAGTATGTACAAGGCATACGTTGTTGATTTTGGAATGTCAATCATAGTCCTTAGACTCGAAAATTTTGAAGTAACTCTGCAAGGGAgagtagaaaatatattttaaagctaTAATAGAAAGATCCAGTTAGCTGCAAGATTAATTGATAGCTATTATTTATGGCAAAAATGTTGTTCACTGGTTTTTCTAGTTTTGTATTTCAAACTGGTAAATTCAGCAAAAAATTTCTTTATTTctccttatttttaatattttgttgttaCTATTTCGGCTATATATGATCCTAATAATAAAGGCATATTGCCCAATGACAGCAATGGATAGTTATTACTGTCTtgcctttttttctcttttatgcacagcaaattattatttattgttattatttttattattattattattattattattattattattattattaatttacaatttgctgaaaataaaatgtgcaaagtaataacTCTAAATCTAGTACtatataatagataataatacataacaaaacatgtattgtgttaattttatatttttaaacacatatGAACTATTCCTCACAAATGATATAAATAGTGTATAttctattgattatttataaaggTCTTACAAACACTTCATTATTTTGGGAATTAAAGCCATCATTGCTTCTTTCAGAATCCTACAAGCACTGTCCTTTATTTATGTCTACATTGCgtgttaaatgtatcaaacctccGAAAAAGGTAAGGATACATGTGCCCCTATGTCTTTGCCTTTAACTGTTTATTTGTTTGGTTAAGCTCTAAGGGggtcatactagtaggttatttggctgctatcctattgactttagtctctctctgtctatgtgtgtgttatgttaggaaatgcagactgtaagctccaatggggcagggagtgatgtgagtgagttctctgtacagcgctgcggaattagtggcgctatataaataggtgatgatgatgatgagacccAGCACATAATGCTAGAATATCGCCAAAGTGCATGGTTTTGTGGAGCAAGTTGGCGTCCTACGCAGTGGAGCAGATTTCTGCACCCGTCAATGAGAGAAGTTTGGAGAATTGACGAAATTCACATAGTCTTGTGTCGCAGTTCAACaataagatttcattttgtcgagcaagattattgaaagtGAGAAAGAAGGGTGGAGATGGTGCATTTTTAAGGGCATTATTATGGtgtgcaaaaatattaaaattttgcaccagctctgaacTGCTGGGGACcgggtctcatcctatacttttaagaGAACATGTTTTGCACCTTCCAGATGCActataaatgtacatttatagGTGACCTTTGCTCGTATTTTGGGAGTAGGGTAGAAATGCTGAGTTTTGACAAACCCCTTTCAGTGAAATTATTAAAAGTTGAATATATAGGGCCTgacagtcattaaggagagcaaagcataaaaaagaagtaactttccacctgggcaaaaccatgctgcattggaggagggggggaggcgtaaatttaaaatgttgggagagatttatagttgggatagggcatgttctagatcaactttaagtttcagtgtacaaataaaaccgtaaagtatttgtgtgctacattaaaaaacagccagtatttaacttatgtgcaaaataataaactaatgcgcaccccttgcattgtaacatggtttgtcccagagagcatttactcctttttttgacttactttccttattgactcaggcccataataatTTGAATCAGAAAGTAATACCTGTATCAACCTACATTTTTTAGTTtatcatattattttataatatttgccTTGTTTTATGTGGTAGCCAATCAGTATACAGAATGTAGCATTGAACTGTTCATGTTTCCTATCCCTACAGATCTAATCAAGTATATGTAGTGCTGCCTGAAGACGTAGGACAATGGTCTCTTTATTAATTTGGACTCTACATGTTAACGAGAAGAACCAAAGCCGGTTCGGTGACTTTCAGCTTCAGGGATTTGCTCAGATTGAGGACTATAACATTTGCCTGTTTATCATTTTCCTTCTTACCTATCTCCTCACTGTTTCCGGTAACATGCTGATCATTTTTATAGTGCGCTATCACGTGCACCTTCATACCCCTATGTACTTCTTTATAACCAACCTGGCCTTACTGGAGATCTGGTACATATCGACTACTGTACCTAAACTTCTGTCTATCCTGGTGACCAATGACAATAGGATCTCATTTTATTGGTGCTTTGCTCAGCTCTACCAGTTCCATGGACTTGGCATGACGGAATGCGCTTTGTTAGCGGTGATGTCCTTTGATCGCTATATGGCTATATGCAACCCTCTTAGATACACCTCCATAATGAACGAGAGAATGTGCAAGCAGCTGGCCCTGTTGTGTTGGGCTTATGGGTTTATGGCTGCAACTATCCCCCTGATGTTCACCATAACAGTCCCTTTCTGTGGACTGTATATAGATCATTACTTCTGTGATCTAGCACCTCTTCTAAGCTTGGCCTGTATAAGTACATCCCTTAACAATACCGTTAATGGCAGTGTCATTGGCTTCGCCActatgtttaattttttattcattttaatcatGTATATCAATATTATATTTTCCATCCTACGTATGAGATCCAACACGGGGCGAAGCAGGGCCTTCTCCACCTGTTCATCACACATCACTGTGGTGGTTCTGTTTTATAGCACTGCTTTCACTGTCTATGCCAGCCCAAAAGGACTACACTCTGTGAACTATGACAAGATGTTTGCTCTAGTATATGCCATGTTCACCCCATTGCTCAATCCAATCATTTACAGTCTGAGGAATAAAGAAGTCAAAATAGCATTAAAGAAAGTCATTAAAATTGTGTGTACCAACTCGGAAATCCATTGAAAccacataggggtaaatttataaagctctgtgtttgaaaaagtggagatgttgccaatagcaaccaatcagattctagctgtcattttctagaatgtactaaataaatgataactagaatctgactggttgctataggcaacaactccactttttcaaacccgcagtttagtacacaTACGCCATAGtctattatttttacaataactCTTTTATAGGGAACACAGTGTCCCTTCGGCATTCTTGGTAAATGTGTATTATATTCTACTTATCTTGAAGACAATACTAGATGTATCCTTGCAGAATATAATCCCAGTGGCCTGTGGgagttaattttg
Proteins encoded:
- the LOC142108350 gene encoding olfactory receptor 6N2-like, which produces MVSLLIWTLHVNEKNQSRFGDFQLQGFAQIEDYNICLFIIFLLTYLLTVSGNMLIIFIVRYHVHLHTPMYFFITNLALLEIWYISTTVPKLLSILVTNDNRISFYWCFAQLYQFHGLGMTECALLAVMSFDRYMAICNPLRYTSIMNERMCKQLALLCWAYGFMAATIPLMFTITVPFCGLYIDHYFCDLAPLLSLACISTSLNNTVNGSVIGFATMFNFLFILIMYINIIFSILRMRSNTGRSRAFSTCSSHITVVVLFYSTAFTVYASPKGLHSVNYDKMFALVYAMFTPLLNPIIYSLRNKEVKIALKKVIKIVCTNSEIH